Proteins from one Comamonas flocculans genomic window:
- a CDS encoding alpha/beta fold hydrolase, with protein sequence MYFARLPARNHTLNLRGNPCHLHCWGPATSTLPPLVLLHGWMDVGASWQFVVDALDSTFTARRRIIAPDWRGFGQSMPTAPVDCYHFADYLADLDLLLDEWVGSATPIDLAGHSMGGNLAMMYAGVRPARIRRLVNLEGFGLPATEAGEAPARYAQWLDELQRLRRGEIHLKSYDSADDVAARLMRTNPRLGADKAAWLAQHWASQGTDGRWHIRGDAAHKVVSAQLYRVDEALALYAAITAPVLCIESEQDSPALWSKGRFTLQEHHQRLTHVRQLQTATVQDAGHMLHHDQPEVVARLIEDFLGA encoded by the coding sequence ATGTACTTTGCACGTCTTCCTGCCCGCAACCATACCCTGAACCTGCGCGGCAACCCCTGCCACCTGCACTGCTGGGGCCCCGCCACCAGCACCCTGCCGCCACTGGTGCTGCTGCACGGCTGGATGGACGTGGGGGCTTCCTGGCAGTTCGTGGTGGATGCGCTGGACAGCACCTTCACCGCCCGGCGGCGCATCATCGCGCCCGACTGGCGGGGATTTGGCCAGTCCATGCCCACCGCCCCGGTGGACTGCTACCACTTTGCCGATTACCTGGCCGACCTGGACCTGCTGCTCGACGAGTGGGTGGGCAGCGCCACCCCCATCGACCTGGCGGGCCACAGCATGGGCGGCAACCTTGCCATGATGTACGCCGGCGTGCGCCCGGCACGCATCCGCCGCCTGGTCAACCTGGAAGGCTTTGGCCTGCCCGCTACCGAGGCCGGCGAAGCGCCAGCACGCTATGCCCAGTGGCTGGACGAACTGCAGCGTCTGCGCCGGGGAGAAATCCACCTCAAGAGCTACGACAGCGCAGACGACGTGGCCGCGCGGCTGATGCGCACCAACCCGCGTCTGGGCGCGGACAAGGCGGCGTGGCTCGCGCAGCATTGGGCCAGCCAGGGCACGGACGGGCGCTGGCACATCCGGGGCGACGCCGCGCACAAGGTCGTGAGCGCCCAGCTCTACCGCGTGGATGAAGCGCTGGCGCTGTACGCAGCCATTACCGCGCCGGTGCTGTGCATCGAATCCGAACAGGACAGCCCGGCCCTGTGGTCCAAGGGGCGCTTCACCCTGCAGGAGCACCACCAGCGCCTGACCCACGTGCGCCAGCTGCAAACCGCCACGGTGCAGGACGCGGGCCACATGCTGCACCATGACCAGCCCGAGGTGGTGGCGCGCCTGATTGAGGATTTTCTCGGCGCCTGA